Proteins from a single region of Catenulispora acidiphila DSM 44928:
- a CDS encoding aldo/keto reductase has translation MRHVRLGRSGLKVSRLCLGMMSYGSPESRAWIMPEDAALPLVARAVEAGITYFDTADMYSKGASEEVTGRILPKLFAHRDDYVLATKVFFPTGTAPNDSGLSRKHIMASIDASLRRLGTDYVDLYQIHRWDTETPIEETMEALHDVVRSGKARYIGASSMAAWQFSKAQYTADLHGWTRFVSMQNHYNLVYREEEREMIPLCLDQGIGVLPWSPLARGLLAGARSRDGGATTTRSTSDPFASELYDARDYPVVDAVEAIAAARGVPPAQISLAWLLSRPAVTAPIFGATKPHHIDDAVAAAELELTAEELAAMETPYRPRGLAVPDYT, from the coding sequence TTGCGACACGTACGACTGGGCCGCTCCGGCCTGAAAGTCTCGCGCCTGTGCCTGGGCATGATGAGCTACGGAAGCCCGGAATCGCGCGCCTGGATCATGCCCGAGGACGCCGCACTCCCGCTGGTCGCCCGCGCGGTCGAGGCGGGCATCACCTACTTCGACACCGCCGACATGTACTCCAAGGGCGCCAGCGAGGAAGTCACCGGCCGCATCCTGCCGAAGCTGTTCGCCCACCGCGACGACTACGTCCTGGCCACCAAGGTCTTCTTCCCGACCGGCACCGCCCCCAACGACTCCGGCCTGTCCCGCAAGCACATCATGGCCTCGATCGACGCCTCCCTGCGCCGCCTCGGCACCGACTACGTGGACCTCTACCAGATCCACCGCTGGGACACCGAGACCCCCATCGAGGAGACCATGGAGGCCCTCCACGACGTGGTCCGCTCTGGCAAGGCCCGTTACATCGGCGCCTCGAGCATGGCCGCGTGGCAGTTCAGCAAGGCCCAGTACACCGCCGACCTCCACGGCTGGACCCGGTTCGTCTCCATGCAGAACCACTACAACCTCGTCTATCGCGAAGAGGAACGCGAGATGATCCCCCTGTGCCTCGACCAGGGCATCGGCGTCCTCCCCTGGAGCCCTCTGGCCCGAGGCCTCCTCGCCGGCGCCCGCAGCCGCGACGGCGGCGCCACCACCACCCGCTCCACCAGCGACCCCTTCGCCTCAGAGCTCTACGACGCCCGCGACTACCCGGTCGTGGACGCAGTAGAGGCAATCGCAGCGGCACGCGGAGTACCGCCGGCACAGATCTCCCTGGCCTGGCTCCTCAGCCGCCCCGCAGTCACCGCCCCCATCTTCGGCGCCACCAAGCCCCACCACATCGACGACGCGGTAGCGGCAGCCGAACTGGAGCTGACCGCCGAAGAACTGGCCGCGATGGAGACGCCCTACCGCCCGCGCGGCTTGGCGGTGCCGGACTACACCTGA
- a CDS encoding YciI family protein: MKFMVLMYADPAATASMTPAQRADVFARHEALHADLAATGEMLNGAGLAFPADTMTLRWQQDAAPAVVEGPIAAAASAATESVTAYYVLECENAERAHEIAARVLDFHVVAVEVRPIHDWFGMGDAAPEAQG, from the coding sequence CGCCACCGCCTCGATGACCCCCGCCCAACGCGCCGACGTCTTCGCCCGCCACGAGGCACTGCACGCCGACCTCGCCGCCACCGGCGAAATGCTGAACGGCGCCGGCCTCGCCTTTCCGGCTGACACCATGACGCTGCGCTGGCAGCAGGACGCCGCGCCGGCGGTGGTCGAGGGACCGATTGCGGCGGCAGCGAGTGCGGCGACGGAGAGCGTGACGGCGTACTACGTCCTCGAGTGCGAGAACGCCGAGCGCGCGCACGAGATCGCAGCGCGGGTGCTGGATTTCCATGTGGTGGCTGTCGAGGTGCGGCCGATCCACGACTGGTTCGGGATGGGCGATGCGGCGCCGGAGGCACAGGGCTGA
- a CDS encoding excinuclease ABC subunit UvrA: MVDDGAEQRSAEPGHGMGPDSLIRVHDATEHNLRHVDLAIPRDRVVAFTGVSGSGKSSLAFATIYAEAQRRYLESVAPYARRLIEQAGAPRVGGISGLPPAVALRQQYGAGSARSSVGTVSRVSNVLRMLYSRAGTYPPGAEPVDSDWFSPNTAVGACPTCHGLGRRYTVEEDRLVGDPALSIRGGAVAAWPGAWQGKNYRDILGELGIDIDAPFRTLPAERRHWLLTTEEQPVVTVHPVREAHRITRPYQGTYMSPRSWVLHTYATTKSASLRAKAASFLTEEPCPTCEGRRLNPFALSVTVAGVDIARATALPLTDLADLLRRARVHPDTAALSPERRQAAEALIGNLEEHIKTLTELGLGYLGTDRTTATLSGGEFQRLHLATQLGSGLFGVLYVLDEPSAGLHPADTELLLTALKRLRAAGNSVFVVEHNPRVIADADWIVDLGPGAGTHGGRVLYSGPGAGLEGVAESATARYLFGNTPSLRPASVRTPSSWLTLYDVTRHNLDRLTVRFPLGTLTAVTGVSGSGKSTLVGQVLAATIRDHLGTPESTEKDTDGSEDEAAALDDDRIVAIPKADGLDAVQRLVQVDQKPIGRTPRSNLATYTGLFDAVRKLFAAQPLAKERGYTASRFSFNLPDGRCPNCQGEGVVSVELLFLPTESAPCPVCHGARYNPETLQVLVDGKSVADVLALSVEESLDFLDQLPTAHRILRLLDDIGLGYLTLGQSATTLSGGEAQRIKLVSELHRARRGHTLYLLDEPTSGLHPADADLLLARLQELVDQGNTVVIVEHDLRVAAAADWLLDLGPGAGADGGRIVAQGTPAEVSSGGSGLAARFLAAHTS; this comes from the coding sequence ATGGTCGACGACGGCGCTGAGCAGCGGAGCGCGGAGCCCGGCCACGGGATGGGCCCGGACTCCCTGATCCGGGTCCACGACGCCACCGAGCACAATCTGCGCCACGTCGACCTGGCCATCCCGCGCGACCGGGTCGTGGCGTTCACCGGGGTGTCGGGGTCGGGCAAGTCCTCGCTGGCGTTCGCGACCATCTACGCCGAGGCGCAGCGCCGCTACCTGGAATCGGTGGCGCCGTACGCGCGCCGCCTGATCGAGCAGGCCGGTGCGCCGCGGGTCGGGGGTATCAGCGGTCTGCCACCGGCGGTCGCGCTGCGGCAGCAGTACGGCGCGGGCAGCGCGCGCTCGAGCGTCGGGACCGTCAGCCGGGTCTCGAACGTGCTGCGCATGCTCTACTCGCGCGCCGGAACGTATCCGCCGGGCGCCGAACCGGTCGACTCCGACTGGTTCTCGCCGAACACCGCGGTCGGCGCCTGCCCGACCTGCCACGGGCTCGGGCGGCGCTACACCGTCGAGGAGGACCGGCTGGTCGGCGATCCCGCGCTGAGCATCCGGGGCGGGGCGGTCGCCGCGTGGCCCGGGGCGTGGCAGGGGAAGAACTATCGGGACATCCTCGGCGAGCTGGGGATCGACATCGACGCGCCGTTCCGGACACTGCCCGCCGAGCGGCGGCACTGGCTGCTGACCACCGAGGAGCAGCCGGTCGTCACTGTGCATCCGGTGCGGGAGGCGCATCGGATCACGCGTCCTTATCAGGGCACATACATGTCGCCGCGCAGCTGGGTGCTGCACACGTATGCCACCACCAAGAGCGCCTCGCTGCGGGCGAAGGCGGCGTCCTTCCTGACCGAGGAGCCGTGCCCGACGTGCGAGGGACGGCGCCTGAATCCCTTCGCGCTGAGCGTCACCGTCGCAGGGGTCGATATCGCTCGGGCGACCGCGCTCCCGCTCACCGACCTGGCCGATCTACTGCGCCGAGCCCGCGTTCACCCCGACACCGCCGCGCTGTCACCGGAACGCCGTCAGGCTGCCGAAGCCCTGATCGGCAACCTCGAGGAGCACATCAAAACCCTGACGGAACTCGGTCTCGGCTATCTCGGGACCGACCGCACCACCGCGACACTGTCCGGCGGTGAGTTCCAGCGGCTGCATCTGGCGACGCAACTCGGCAGCGGTTTGTTCGGGGTCTTATACGTCCTGGACGAGCCCTCCGCCGGGCTGCACCCCGCCGACACCGAGCTGCTGTTGACCGCGTTGAAACGCTTACGCGCCGCCGGGAATTCGGTGTTCGTGGTCGAACACAATCCGCGGGTCATCGCCGATGCCGACTGGATCGTGGACCTCGGGCCCGGGGCGGGGACGCATGGCGGGCGCGTGCTGTACAGCGGTCCGGGGGCGGGGTTGGAGGGCGTCGCCGAGTCGGCCACCGCGCGGTATCTGTTCGGGAACACGCCGAGCCTTCGGCCGGCGAGCGTCCGCACACCGTCCTCCTGGCTGACGTTGTACGACGTCACGCGCCACAACCTGGACCGCCTGACCGTCCGTTTCCCGCTCGGCACGCTGACCGCGGTCACCGGCGTCTCCGGCTCCGGCAAGTCGACGCTGGTCGGGCAGGTGCTGGCGGCGACGATCCGGGACCACCTCGGGACACCCGAGAGCACCGAGAAGGACACCGACGGCTCCGAGGACGAAGCCGCCGCCCTGGACGACGACCGCATCGTCGCCATTCCCAAGGCCGACGGGCTGGACGCCGTGCAGCGCCTGGTCCAGGTGGATCAGAAGCCGATCGGGCGGACGCCGCGTTCGAACCTGGCGACGTACACCGGCCTGTTCGACGCCGTCCGCAAACTCTTCGCGGCCCAACCACTGGCGAAGGAGCGCGGCTACACCGCCAGCCGCTTCAGCTTCAACCTGCCCGACGGCCGCTGCCCGAACTGTCAGGGCGAGGGGGTGGTGAGCGTCGAACTCCTTTTCCTGCCTACGGAATCCGCGCCGTGTCCGGTCTGCCACGGGGCGAGGTACAACCCTGAGACGCTTCAGGTCCTGGTCGACGGCAAGTCGGTCGCGGACGTGCTCGCGCTGAGCGTCGAGGAGTCACTGGATTTCCTCGACCAACTGCCGACCGCGCACCGCATCCTGCGCCTGCTCGACGACATCGGATTGGGCTACCTCACCCTCGGGCAGAGCGCGACGACCCTGTCCGGCGGCGAGGCGCAGCGGATCAAGCTGGTCAGCGAGCTGCATCGCGCGCGCCGCGGCCACACCCTGTACCTGCTGGACGAGCCGACCAGCGGGCTGCACCCCGCCGACGCCGACCTGTTGCTGGCGCGGTTGCAGGAGCTGGTCGACCAGGGCAACACGGTCGTGATCGTCGAGCACGACCTGCGCGTCGCGGCGGCCGCGGACTGGCTGCTGGACCTCGGTCCCGGCGCCGGCGCGGACGGCGGGCGGATCGTCGCGCAAGGGACGCCGGCCGAAGTATCCAGTGGCGGATCCGGGCTCGCGGCGCGATTCTTGGCTGCGCACACCTCTTAG